From the genome of Procambarus clarkii isolate CNS0578487 chromosome 83, FALCON_Pclarkii_2.0, whole genome shotgun sequence, one region includes:
- the LOC138358401 gene encoding mucin-6-like, whose product MRHHQPRPLHTGYHQPRPLHTGHHQPRPLHTGVTSHAHYTRESPATPTTHEASPATPTTHEASPATPTTHEASPATPTTHGEITSHAHYTRGITSHAHYTRGITSHAHYTQEITSHAHYTREITSHAHYTRGITSDAHYTRESPATPTTHGRSPATPTTHEASPATPTTHGEITSHAHYTRGITSHAHYTRGDHQPRPLHTRHHQPRPLHTGRSPATPTTHGEITSHAHYTRDITSHAHYTRESPATPTTHEASPATPTTHRRSPATPTTHRRSPATPTTHGTSPATPTTHGTSPATPTNNIKFMVFASGSLKLYYRRGILEEFILRNILLIRRVFIKDIT is encoded by the coding sequence ATGAGGCATCACCAGCCACGCCCACTACACACAGGATATCACCAGCCACGCCCACTACACACGGGACATCACCAGCCACGCCCACTACACACGGGAGTCACCAGCCACGCCCACTACACACGGGAGTCACCAGCCACGCCCACTACACACGAGGCATCACCAGCCACGCCCACTACACACGAGGCATCACCAGCCACGCCCACTACACACGAGGCATCACCAGCCACGCCCACTACACACGGGGAGATCACCAGCCACGCCCACTACAcacggggcatcaccagccacgcCCACTACACACGAGGCATCACCAGCCACGCCCACTACACACAGGAGATCACCAGCCACGCCCACTACACACGGGAGATCACCAGCCACGCCCACTACACACGAGGCATCACCAGCGACGCCCACTACACACGGGAGTCACCAGCCACGCCCACTACACACGGGAGATCACCAGCCACGCCCACTACACACGAGGCATCACCAGCCACGCCCACTACACACGGGGAGATCACCAGCCACGCCCACTACACACGAGGCATCACCAGTCACGCCCACTACACACGGGGAGATCACCAGCCACGCCCACTACACACGAGGCATCACCAGCCACGCCCACTACACACGGGGAGATCACCAGCCACGCCCACTACACACGGGGAGATCACCAGCCACGCCCACTACACACGGGACATCACCAGCCACGCCCACTACACACGGGAGTCACCAGCCACGCCCACTACACACGAGGCATCACCAGCCACGCCCACTACACACAGGAGATCACCAGCCACGCCCACTACACACAGGAGATCACCAGCCACGCCTACTACACACGGGACATCACCAGCCACGCCCACTACACACGGGACATCACCAGCCACGCCCACCAATAATATAAAATTCATGGTTTTCGCCTCAGGATCGCTGAAGCTCTACTATCGGAGGGGAATCTTAGAGGAGTTCATACTGAGAAATATCTTGTTAATCCGAAgagttttcatcaaagatatcacGTGA
- the LOC123768836 gene encoding proline-rich protein 2-like — MALLEPGSPPSEPGSPPAEPGSPPSEPGSPSEPGSPPSEPGSPPSEPGSPPTEPGSPPSEPGSPPSEPGSPTEPGSPPSEPGSPPSEPGSPPTEPGSPPSEPGSPSEPGSPPSEPGSPPSEPGSPSEPGSPPSEPGSPPSEPGSPPSEPGSPPSEPGSPPSEPGSPPSEPGSPPSEPGSPPSEPGSPPSEPGSPPSEPGSPPSEPGSPPTEPGSPPSEPGSPPTEPGSPPSEPGSPPTEPGSPPSEPGSPPTEPGSPPSEPGSPPTEPGSPPSEPGSPPTEPGSRPSEPGSPPTEPGKPPSEPGSPSKGPGSPPSEPGFPPSEPGSPPSEPGFHPSEPGSLPSEPFSSLLGSVFLASELGSLVSQPGSQDLVPGDPLSRSLFSNWTPVCLTTKSSIPTSCPSTYPPKNEVFPSRKIQISLDTKLRLDGGETFVSDVKTLVVMLTDANTGMPECSQYPPPVPARILANSGEVFRTLDTAKTPISSSR; from the exons ATGGCACTGTTGG AACCTGGCTCTCCTCCCTCAGAACCTGGCTCTCCTCCCGCAGAACCTGGCTCTCCTCCCTCAGAACCTGGCTCTCCTTCAGAACCTGGCTCTCCTCCATCGGAACCTGGCTCTCCTCCCTCAGAACCTGGCTCTCCTCCTACAGAACCTGGCTCTCCTCCCTCAGAACCTGGCTCTCCTCCCTCAGAACCTGGCTCTCCTACAGAACCTGGTTCTCCACCATCGGAACCTGGCTCTCCTCCCTCAGAACCTGGCTCTCCTCCTACAGAACCTGGTTCTCCTCCCTCAGAACCTGGCTCTCCTTCAGAACCTGGCTCTCCTCCATCGGAACCTGGCTCTCCTCCATCAGAACCTGGCTCTCCCTCAGAACCTGGCTCTCCTCCATCGGAACCTGGCTCTCCTCCCTCAGAACCTGGCTCTCCTCCCTCAGAACCTGGCTCTCCTCCATCGGAACCTGGCTCTCCTCCCTCAGAACCTGGCTCTCCTCCATCGGAACCTGGCTCTCCTCCCTCAGAACCTGGCTCTCCTCCCTCAGAACCTGGCTCTCCTCCCTCAGAACCTGGTTCTCCTCCCTCAGAACCTGGCTCTCCTCCCTCAGAACCTGGCTCTCCTCCTACAGAACCTGGCTCTCCTCCCTCAGAACCTGGCTCTCCTCCTACAGAACCTGGCTCTCCTCCCTCAGAACCTGGCTCTCCTCCTACAGAACCTGGCTCTCCTCCCTCAGAACCTGGCTCTCCTCCTACAGAACCTGGCTCTCCTCCCTCAGAACCTGGCTCTCCCCCTACAGAACCTGGCTCTCCTCCCTCAGAACCTGGTTCTCCTCCTACAGAACCTGGTTCTCGTCCCTCAGAACCTGGCTCTCCTCCTACAGAACCTGGCAAACCTCCCTCAGAACCTGGCTCTCCTTCTAAAGGACCTGGCTCTCCTCCCTCAGAACCTGGCTTTCCTCCCTCAGAACCTGGCTCTCCTCCCTCAGAACCTGGCTTTCATCCCTCAGaacctggctctcttccctcagAACCTTTCTCTTCTCTTCTAGGATCCGTcttcctagcctcagaacttggtTCGCTTGTATCACAGCCTGGCTCTCAGGATTTAGTTCCTGGCGATCCCCTCTCTCGGTCTTTATTTTCTAATTGGACTCCAGTATGTCTGACGACCAAGTCATCTATTCCCACTTCCTGTCCCTCTACCTATCCCCCTAAAAATGAGGTCTTTCCATCCCGTAAAATTCAAATTTCCTTAGATACAAAGTTGCGCCTGGATGGTGGTGAAACTTTCGTGTCCGACGTCAAAACTTTGGTCGTAATGTTGACTGACGCGAACACTGGTATGCCTGAATGCTCCCAGTACCCACCACCGGTCCCAGCCAGGATTCTAGCAAATTCCGGAGAGGTTTTCAGAACACTTGACACTGCCAAAACACCCATTTCTTCCTCAAGATAA